The genome window CGACCCATTTGCCGTCGATAAAGCAGGCGTCGCGCAACAGTTCAGGACGCGACAGGGGATGGGACAGAGCGGTCATTATTGGAGTCTCCTTGAATGAAAGGCATCGGAGCCAGGAAACGGCTGCGGGCGTGGCGGGAATCCGCTGCACGCCCGCAATTACCATGCCTGCCAACCGATGAATCGGGGTTCAGGCCCTGAGCATCAGGCGGTCAGCGCCTCGGTCAGAATAGCCAATGCTTGATCGAACTGCGCATCGGGAATGGTCAACGGGTACAGGAAACGCAGCACGTTGCCGTACACGCCGCAGCTCAGCAGGATCAGCCCGCGTTCGATAGCGCGCGCCTGCACGCGCTTGACGGCTTCTGCGTCGGGTTTGCCGGTGGCCGGATCGTTCAGTTCCAGTGCCACCATCGAGCCCAGACCGCGCACATCGACGATGCCGGGGACCTTGGCGCGCAGGCCTTCCAGATGGGCGCGCAACTTGTCGCCCAGTTGGGTAGCGCGTTCGCACAGCTTTTCTTCAGCGATCACGTCCAGCACGGCGTGCGCAGCGGCCACGGCCAGCGGATTGCCAGCGTAGGTGCCGCCCAGGCCGCCTGCTGCCGGGCCGTCCATGACGTCGGCGCGGCCGACCACGCCCGAAATCGGGAAGCCGCCGCCCAGGCTCTTGGCCATGGTGATCAGGTCGGCCTGTACCGAGTGGTGCTCCATTGCGAACAGCTTGCCGGTGCGGCCAAAGCCGGTTTGGACTTCGTCGGCGATCAGCAGAATGCCGTGCTCGTCGCACAGCTTGCGCAGCGCAGTCATCAGTTCGGGCGGCGTGATGTTGAAGCCGCCTTCGCCTTGCACCGGTTCAATGATGATGGCGGCAACGCGCTTGGGATCGATGTCGCACTTGAACAGCAGGTCCAGCGCCTTGAGCGAATCCGCAACCGAGATCGCTTGCGTGGCATTGGGGAACGGCACGTGATAGATGTCGCCGGGCATCGGGCCGAACGACAGCTTGTACGGGGCCACCTTGCCGGTCAGCGCCATGCCCAGCATGGTGCGGCCGTGGAACGAACCCGAAAAAGCGATCACGCCTGAACGGCCCGTGAACGAACGTGCGATCTTGACCGCGTTTTCAACGGCTTCGACGCCGGTGGTGAAGAAGGCAGTCTTCTTCAGGCCGTCGATAGGAGCCAGACGGTTGATGCGTTCGGCCAGCGAGATATAGCCTTCGTACGGCACGATCTGATAGGCCGTGTGCGTGAAGTTATCCAGCTGCGCCGAAACGGCGGCTTTGATCTTCGGGTGCAGGTGGCCCGTGTTCAGAACGGCAATGCCGCCCGCGAAATCGATGTATTCCTTGCCGTTGGCGTCCCACAGCGTGGCGTTTTCGGCGCGCACGGCATAGAAGTCGCACATGACGCCAACGCCGCGGGGCGTGGCCAGAGAACGGCGGGTATTCAGGTCCTGATTCTTCATCTCAGCCTCAAGGGACATGGTGGGCGGGAAAAACCTTATTTAATGCTACGATGGCCCCACTTGTGGGAACCACTTTGATAAATCAGGTAGAACCAATTGCGTTCCATTGTAGGTGACTTGCTGCTGCTGCGTCTGGCCGATGGATCCAGCGAGCCCATGAACAAGCGTTTGTATCGCGGCATTCGCGAGGCCATCCTGGAAGGGGCCATTGCCGCGGACTCGCGTTTGCCCGCGTCCCGCGATCTGGCGGCCGAGCTGGGCATCGCCCGGAACACCGTGGTGCACGTCTATAGCCAGCTGCTGGCAGAAGGCTACACCCGCAGCCGGCAGGGCAACGGCACCTTCGTCAATGCGTCGGTGCCGGATTCCTATCTGGCCAGCGGCCGGCGCTTGCGCCAGCCGCCGCAAACCCAGCCGCGTCCGGTGCTGTCGCCACGGGGGGCTGCCATTGTGGACGGCGTGTCGGCCTCGCCTTATCAATGGGGCGCCTTCATGCCAGGCGTTCCTGATCTTACCGAGTTCCCTCATAAAAAGTTCGGCCGCATTTTCAGCGCGCTGTGGCGCAATCCGTCGCCTGATCTGTTGACTTACGCCTATGGCGGCGGTCTGCCGGCGCTGCGCGAAGCGCTGGCCCAGCACCTGGCGCTCACGCGCTCCATCGACTGTGATCCCGAACAGATCATCATCACCGAAGGTTCTCATCAGGCCATCGACCTGACCACCCGCATTCTGGGCGAAGCTGGCGAAACCGCCTGGGTCGAGGACCCTGGCTACTGGGGCGCGCGCACGATTCTGCAAGCCAATGGCCTGCATACGGTGCACCTGCCGGTCGACGAAGAAGGCATGCGGTTGCCTGAGGCTGGCGGCACGCCGCCGCGATTCATCTTCGTCACCCCGTCACACCAATATCCTTTGGGTCCCGTCATGTCGCTGACCCGCCGCCGTCAGTTGCTGGCCGTGGCGCGGCAAAGCGGCAGCTGGATTATCGAAGACGACTACGACAGCGAGTTCCGTTTCTCGGGCCGGCCCATCGCATCCCTGCTGGGCCTGGAACCCGATGCGCCGGTTATCTACATGGGCACGTTCAGCAAGACGTTGTACCCGGGTTTGCGGGTGGGTTATCTGGTGCTGCCCAAACCGCTGACTGCCGCGTTTCAGGCGGCGCATGCCGAGCTATACCGCGAAGGGCACCTGATGACCCACGCGGCCTTGGCCACCTTTATTTCCGAAGGCCACTACGCCGCCCACATACGCCGCATGCGCATGTTGTACGGGCGGCGCCGCGCCATGCTGGTCAATCTGATCGAACGCCGGCTTGGTCCGGAATGGCTGCACCGCGACGCCAGCATGGCGGGTTTGCATCTGGTGCTGACGCTTCCAGAGGACATGGATGATTTGCGTGTGGTGGAAGTGGCGCGCAGCAAGGGCGTGCTGACGCGTGCGCTATCGCGTTATTACGTCAACGAGCAAGGCCGCAGGCCTGGGCTTTTGTTGGGCTACGCTTGTGTGCCCGAGCACGATATCGCGCGCAAGTTCGAGGTGTTGCTGGAGAGCCTGGCGGAAGTCGCAAGAACGCCAGTTGCGGCTTGATTGCGGCCTTCGCCTAGAAAGGCAGCAGCGCCGATGCGAACGCTGCGGCGTTGCGCATTCCCTGGTCTTCAAAATTGGTGTTGAACACTGCGTGCGCCTGCGTGCTTTGCGCAGCCAGACGGCTGAACCGCTCGGCCAGTTCCGCCAGTTCCTGTTCTGAATACTCGTATTGGAAGCGGCCCGATGAGGCCGTGCCGGATACGTTCCAGGCAGCCGCGTTGCGTCCATGCAGCCGCAACAACGTCAAATCAGGATGCGTGTTTTCCCATACGGCAGGCACGGTGTTGTCAAACCCCTGCGGTGCATCCACGATGGTGTGCACAACACCCAGCTCGCGCTCAAAAGCCAGCGTGTCCGCCGTGGCGGCGGGGGTTTCAAACCAGCTCTGATGCCGGAACTCTACAGAGATCAGATGTTCGTCCATGCGCCGCGCGCAGTCTGCCACCCGCGCCCGTCCGCGTGCATCGCGCCGAATCCAGGACGGAAATTGAAAATGCACCGCGCCTAGCTTGCCGGGCATCCGCAAGGGTTCCAGCGCCAACTGATAACGGCGCCAGAGTTCGCCGCTAAGGTCAGATGGCATCTGATCTTGGTAGATGACGGGTTCGGGCCAGCCGCCAAGTTCGCGCTGGATGTCGGCAGGCAAGGCGGCGAGCGGAGTCTGATGGCCGGTGAACAGCCGGAATGCTTTGATGTTGAAGATGAAATCATCCGGCGTGCGCTGCGCCCATCGGTAGGCATTCTCGGCAGTGGGCAGCGCGTAGTAGCTGGAATCGATCTCCGTCATGCCATAACGCGACGCGTAAAAGCGCAGCCGGGCTTCGGCGCTGCTGGCCTGCGGCGGATAAAAACGGCCGCAGGCCAGCAGCGTGGGGTCGGTCCAGGAGGCAGTGCCGGTCAGGATACGCATGGCGGGTCTAGGCTGATTTCTTGTTGTCCGCAGGCGGGGCATCGCTCAGGTTGCACAGATAGCTGATCACCATGTCGGGGATGTGCTTCATCCGGCTGGCCAGGCGTTCCTTGGTGCCCAGATCCACGTCCAGTACATACGACAGCGTATAGCGGTTGGACACGAAGTAGGACCCCAGGCCGGAGATCGACACATACAAATCAATCCAATCGGCATCCTGGCGGAATACGCCTTTTGCTTTGCCCTGTTCCAGGATGTTGTGCAGCGCGCGGCGCAGGGGATTGAAAATCACCGGAATGACCCGTGATTTTTTGATGTGTACGGCTTTGTGCAGGTTTTCAGTCGCCAACAGCTGGATGAATTCGGGCTGCTCAACAAAATGCTGGATGGTCTTTTCAACCAGCGTGCGCATATCAGCCACGGGGTCGTCGCCGGTCAGAGCCAACTCGTTCTGCCGTTCGCGCATGGCGCCGTATGCGCGCTCCATCACCTGAATGAACAGGTCTTCTTTGCCCGAAAAATAGTGATAGATCAGGTTCTTGCTGACCTTGCAGCGGGCCACGATGGCATCGATGCGCGCACCGTCATAGCCACGCGCCGCGAACTCCTTGAACGCCATATTCAGGATGCGTTCCTTGGTGGCTTGCGCGTTGCGTGTCTGGGTCTTTGTCTCTGATGTCTTCTTCGCTGGCATGGCGGGTGCGATAGACCTTTATTGGGGGGTGGGTGCAATAGAAATTCTACTCTTCGCGCTAGCGTAACCCGAACTTGCATCTAGGGGAAAACCATCTGCCGCAGTGTATTGACACCATGTCCACAAGCTTTCTACGATGCGTCTATTGTGCTAACCAGTTAGTTAGTTAAGGCAGTATTCAAGGTCCGATTTCACCGCGGATTCAGGCCTGCCTGCACAGGGTGCAAGGCCGCCGCGATCAGGGGAGCAACGATGGATACAGCAGTGGCAGGCAAAGCAGGTGTGCGTGTGGGTTGCGATATCGGTGGCACGTTTACCGATATCGTCATGTCCATGCCGGACGGACGCATCTTCGTGAACAAGACGTCCACCACCCCCGGCAATCTGGGGCAGGCCATCGTCCAGGGGTTGGGGGCGCTGATTGAACAGGCCGGCATCCGGCCCGGTGACATTGGCGAGATCGTGCATGGCACCACCACGGCGTCCAACACAATCCTGCAAAAGGTGGGCGCCAATACCGCGGTGCTGACAACAGAGGGCTTCCGCGATGTGCTGGAAATTGGCCGCATCCGCACACCCACCATGTTTGACCTGGCCTGGCAAAAGCCTGATCCGCTGGTGCCTCGACGCTACCGGCGCGGCATACGCGAGCGCATCGGCGCGGACGGGAAAATCGTGACGCCGCTGAAGCTTGAAGAGGTCCGCGGTGTGGTTAGAGAGTTGGCGGCCGAAGGCATCGAATCCATCGCCATCTGTTTTTTGAACAGCTATATCAACCCAGCCCACGAGATCGCCGCGCGCGATGTGATCGAAACCGAATTCCCCGGCATTCTGGTCAGTGCGTCATGTGATGTGCTGCCGGAAATCAAGGAGTACGAACGCACCAGCACCACGGTGGTCAACGCCTATATCCTGCCCGCCATGCGCACCTATTTAGCGCGGCTGAAGGCGGATCTGGCCGACATGGGCGTGACGGCATCGTTGCAGGTAATGGCTTCTAACGGCGGCATGATGGGCGTGGCCTCGGCGACTCAACGGCCAGTGTTTGCCGTGGCGTCGGGGCCTGCGGGCGGGGTGGCGGGCGCCGCCGTGATGGGCGCGTTAGGCGGCGAACACGAGCTGATCGTGTTTGATATGGGCGGCACCACCGCCAAGGCATCCATCGTGATTGATGGGGTGCCGGCCTTGACCACGGAGTACGAGTTTCGTGACGGGATCAGCGCCTCCAGCCGTTTCGTCAAGGGCGGGGGATATGTACTGAAGGTGCCGGCCATCGACATTGCAGAGGTGGGCGCGGGAGGAGGCTCCATTGCCAGCATCGATGCGGGCGGTTTGTTGTGTGTGGGGCCTGAATCCGCAGGCGCCTGGCCGGGCCCTGCCTGCTATGGCAATGGCAGCCTGCGGCCCACGGTAACGGACGCCAATATGGTGCTGGGCTACTTGAATCCGCATGCACTGGCCGGTGGCAGCCTGAAGGTGGACCCCCGCCTGTCGCAGCGTGCCGTGCTGGAAGACATTGGCCGTCCACTGGGCCTGAACGCGATACAGGCGGCGCACGGAATCCGCCGTGTCGCCAATGTGAACATGGCGCGCGCCATGCGGGCGGTCACCATAGAACGCGGACGCGATCCGCGTGACATGACCATGATCGCCTTCGGCGGCGGCGGTCCGCTGCATGCCGTGGATGTGGCGCGTCTGCTGGGCGTGAAACGGGTGATTGCGCCGGTCATGGCGGGCGTATTTTGCTCGGCAGGCATGCTGTCGGCTGATGCCGAACACTGCTTTGTGAAGGCGGTTCTGCGGCCGTTGGATGACTGCGACGGAGCCGCTGTGCAAGACGCGATCAACGCCTTGTGCGATCAGGGCCGGGCAGTGCTGGGCACAGAGGGATATGGCAACGATGCCGTGGACGTCCAGGTCAGCGCCGATCTGCGGTATCTGGGGCAGAGTTCGGAGCTGACCGTGCCGCTCACCGGCGGCTTTACCGATGCGGGCGTGCAGGCCGCGCTGGCGCAAGATTTCAATGCGCTGTACGAACGCACCTTTGGCTATTGCAGCGACGAGCCCCTGGAACTGGTCAATGTGCGCGTATTCGCATACGGGCGCAGTGCACTGCGGCTGGATTTTGCGCAGAGCGGGGTGGACAGCAGCGCGCTTGCGGGCGTGAGTGGCGAGCGCCATGTCAGTTTTGATCCCGATGAAGAGCCATGCTTGGCCAGGCTGATGCCGCGCTCGGACATGACGCCAACGCCGGTTTCCGGCCCGTTGATCATCGAGTCCTACGACACCACGATTGTCGTGCCGCCGGATGCTCGCGCCTGGTCGGACGCCATCGGCAACATCATCATCGAACTCGTTTCGGAGGCCCTATGAACGCTATTGCCATCCCGCCCGTCATCGACCCCGTCACCTTTGCGGTGGTCAAGAACGCCATGGACGCCATCGTCGACGAGGTCGCCTACACGGTGCTGCGCACAGCGCGGTCTGAAATCGTCAAAGACGTGATGGACTATTCCGCAGCGATTTGTGACCGGGACGGGCGCATGATTGCGCAGGCCAAGACGATTGCGCTGCATCTGGGCGCCATTCCCGAGGCCATGGAAGCCGTGAAAAAACGCTATGCGGCCGGCCTGAAACCGG of Achromobacter seleniivolatilans contains these proteins:
- a CDS encoding 4-aminobutyrate--2-oxoglutarate transaminase, coding for MKNQDLNTRRSLATPRGVGVMCDFYAVRAENATLWDANGKEYIDFAGGIAVLNTGHLHPKIKAAVSAQLDNFTHTAYQIVPYEGYISLAERINRLAPIDGLKKTAFFTTGVEAVENAVKIARSFTGRSGVIAFSGSFHGRTMLGMALTGKVAPYKLSFGPMPGDIYHVPFPNATQAISVADSLKALDLLFKCDIDPKRVAAIIIEPVQGEGGFNITPPELMTALRKLCDEHGILLIADEVQTGFGRTGKLFAMEHHSVQADLITMAKSLGGGFPISGVVGRADVMDGPAAGGLGGTYAGNPLAVAAAHAVLDVIAEEKLCERATQLGDKLRAHLEGLRAKVPGIVDVRGLGSMVALELNDPATGKPDAEAVKRVQARAIERGLILLSCGVYGNVLRFLYPLTIPDAQFDQALAILTEALTA
- the pdxR gene encoding MocR-like pyridoxine biosynthesis transcription factor PdxR, with translation MRSIVGDLLLLRLADGSSEPMNKRLYRGIREAILEGAIAADSRLPASRDLAAELGIARNTVVHVYSQLLAEGYTRSRQGNGTFVNASVPDSYLASGRRLRQPPQTQPRPVLSPRGAAIVDGVSASPYQWGAFMPGVPDLTEFPHKKFGRIFSALWRNPSPDLLTYAYGGGLPALREALAQHLALTRSIDCDPEQIIITEGSHQAIDLTTRILGEAGETAWVEDPGYWGARTILQANGLHTVHLPVDEEGMRLPEAGGTPPRFIFVTPSHQYPLGPVMSLTRRRQLLAVARQSGSWIIEDDYDSEFRFSGRPIASLLGLEPDAPVIYMGTFSKTLYPGLRVGYLVLPKPLTAAFQAAHAELYREGHLMTHAALATFISEGHYAAHIRRMRMLYGRRRAMLVNLIERRLGPEWLHRDASMAGLHLVLTLPEDMDDLRVVEVARSKGVLTRALSRYYVNEQGRRPGLLLGYACVPEHDIARKFEVLLESLAEVARTPVAA
- a CDS encoding DUF72 domain-containing protein; this translates as MRILTGTASWTDPTLLACGRFYPPQASSAEARLRFYASRYGMTEIDSSYYALPTAENAYRWAQRTPDDFIFNIKAFRLFTGHQTPLAALPADIQRELGGWPEPVIYQDQMPSDLSGELWRRYQLALEPLRMPGKLGAVHFQFPSWIRRDARGRARVADCARRMDEHLISVEFRHQSWFETPAATADTLAFERELGVVHTIVDAPQGFDNTVPAVWENTHPDLTLLRLHGRNAAAWNVSGTASSGRFQYEYSEQELAELAERFSRLAAQSTQAHAVFNTNFEDQGMRNAAAFASALLPF
- a CDS encoding TetR/AcrR family transcriptional regulator; this translates as MPAKKTSETKTQTRNAQATKERILNMAFKEFAARGYDGARIDAIVARCKVSKNLIYHYFSGKEDLFIQVMERAYGAMRERQNELALTGDDPVADMRTLVEKTIQHFVEQPEFIQLLATENLHKAVHIKKSRVIPVIFNPLRRALHNILEQGKAKGVFRQDADWIDLYVSISGLGSYFVSNRYTLSYVLDVDLGTKERLASRMKHIPDMVISYLCNLSDAPPADNKKSA
- a CDS encoding hydantoinase/oxoprolinase family protein — encoded protein: MDTAVAGKAGVRVGCDIGGTFTDIVMSMPDGRIFVNKTSTTPGNLGQAIVQGLGALIEQAGIRPGDIGEIVHGTTTASNTILQKVGANTAVLTTEGFRDVLEIGRIRTPTMFDLAWQKPDPLVPRRYRRGIRERIGADGKIVTPLKLEEVRGVVRELAAEGIESIAICFLNSYINPAHEIAARDVIETEFPGILVSASCDVLPEIKEYERTSTTVVNAYILPAMRTYLARLKADLADMGVTASLQVMASNGGMMGVASATQRPVFAVASGPAGGVAGAAVMGALGGEHELIVFDMGGTTAKASIVIDGVPALTTEYEFRDGISASSRFVKGGGYVLKVPAIDIAEVGAGGGSIASIDAGGLLCVGPESAGAWPGPACYGNGSLRPTVTDANMVLGYLNPHALAGGSLKVDPRLSQRAVLEDIGRPLGLNAIQAAHGIRRVANVNMARAMRAVTIERGRDPRDMTMIAFGGGGPLHAVDVARLLGVKRVIAPVMAGVFCSAGMLSADAEHCFVKAVLRPLDDCDGAAVQDAINALCDQGRAVLGTEGYGNDAVDVQVSADLRYLGQSSELTVPLTGGFTDAGVQAALAQDFNALYERTFGYCSDEPLELVNVRVFAYGRSALRLDFAQSGVDSSALAGVSGERHVSFDPDEEPCLARLMPRSDMTPTPVSGPLIIESYDTTIVVPPDARAWSDAIGNIIIELVSEAL